One window of the bacterium genome contains the following:
- a CDS encoding DNA-processing protein DprA: MSDERILTIGLNTLPGMRACAAAATFERFRTAAAILAAPAEALTAVRGVGPALAGAVRSLDAAKAGEAEERRARECGVSILTLGDAAYPARLRMIPDPPRVLYVRGTLAPGDDDGIAVVGARAASAYGRTVAGRLAHDLAA, encoded by the coding sequence ATGAGCGACGAGAGAATTCTCACCATCGGGCTGAACACGCTGCCGGGGATGCGCGCGTGCGCGGCCGCGGCGACGTTCGAGCGCTTCCGGACGGCCGCTGCCATCCTCGCCGCGCCAGCCGAGGCCCTGACGGCCGTGCGCGGCGTCGGTCCGGCGCTGGCCGGGGCGGTGCGCTCGCTGGACGCCGCGAAGGCCGGCGAGGCCGAGGAGCGCCGGGCGCGCGAGTGCGGCGTGAGCATCCTCACGCTCGGGGACGCCGCGTACCCGGCGCGCCTGCGCATGATCCCCGACCCGCCGCGCGTCCTGTACGTGCGCGGGACCCTCGCGCCCGGCGACGACGACGGGATCGCGGTCGTCGGCGCGCGCGCGGCGAGCGCCTACGGGCGCACCGTGGCCGGCCGGCTGGCGCACGATCTGGCCGC